DNA from Polaribacter sp. NJDZ03:
TGTTTCTGCTCCGTAAAAATTGTTATACCAAACACTTAACAATGCTAAAATTACAGGAATATTATGCTCGAAATCTTCATTTTTATAATGAAGATCCATTTCTTCTGCTCCTTCTAAAAGTTCTTTATAATTATCATATCCTACAGATAAACTAATAGACAGACCAACTCCAGACCAAAGAGAAAAACGACCACCAACCCAATTCCACATAGGAAAAACATTTGCTTTATCTATTCCAAAATTATCTACTGCTTCTAAGTTTGTAGAAACTGCTACAAAGTGTTTTGGGATATCAAAAATAGTTGCCGATTTTAAAAACCAGTTTTTAAGTGTTTCTGCATTTGTAATTGTTTCTTGCGTTGTAAATGTTTTAGAAACAATAACAAATAAAGTAGTTTCTGGGTTTAAAGTTTTCATCACTTCAGAAACATGATCTCCATCTACATTAGAAACAAAATGTGTTGTTAATTGATTTTTATAAAACTTTAAAGATTCTACCACCATATCTGGTCCTAAATCAGACCCTCCAATACCAATATTTACAATATCTGTAATAGATTTACCTGTATATCCTTTCCATTTACCCGAAATAACTTTGTTAGAAAAACTTTTAATTTTTCTTAAAGCAGCTTGTATTTGTGGTTTAATATTTTTTCCTTCTACTAAAATAGGTTCATCAGAAGTACTTCTTAATGCAGTATGTAAAACTTCTCTACCTTCTGTTACATTAATTACTTCACCTGCAAATTGCTTATCAATGGCATCTTTTAAATCTACCTCTTTAGCTAATTCTACTAATAAATTAATCGTTTCTTTATTAACTCTATTCTTAGAAAAATCTACTAATAAATCATCAAACTTTAAAGAAAAATCTTCTTTTCTATTTATTTCTTTATCTAAATCTTTTATGCTGATATTTTTAATATCATTAAAATGATTTGTTAATGCTTTCCAAGCATTTGTTGTAGTTGGATTGATATTTTTTAAAGCCATTTTAGTTTAATTTTGTGCTATTTTTTCTATAACCTCTGGTTCTTTAACCGGAAGAATTTTATTTTCTAATTGATATTTAAGCGGTTTAATAAACTTTAAATAATCGGGTAATAAAGTTTTCTTTAAAGGTTCTGCAGAAGGTAATTTCTCTTTAAACGGATCTACTTGTTTGCCATGTTTCCAAAAACGATAACACACGTGTGGACCTCCAGAATTACCTGTCATACCTACCCAACCAATTACAGCTCCTTGTTTTACATATTGTCCTTTCTTTACATTTTGATTTTTCATATGTAAATATTGTGTAGAATAGGTGCTGTTGTGTTTAATTTTTACAAATTTACCGTTACCGCCTCTTCTTGTAGATTCTACAACTGTTCCGCTTGCTGTTGCTAAAATTGGTGTTCCTATTTTTGCCGCAAAATCGGTGCCTTTATGAGGCCTAATTTTATTACCATAATACGCAATTCTTCTTCTTAAATTATACCTTGAAGAAATTCTGTATTGAAATTTTATAGGTGCTTTTAAGAATTGACTACGCAACATGTTTCCATTTTCATCGTAATACTCAGAAATTCCTTTTATAGAATCTGAAACATATTTAAAGGCAAATAAGTTAGTTCCGTTATGATTAAATACTGCCGATTTAATTTCTCCATAACCTGCAAAAAGAGAATCTTTTATAAATTTTTCTTCAAAAGTAATTTTAAAAGAATCTCCTTTTTGAAGCTTGTAAAAATCTAAAGTCCAAGCATAAATATCTGCTACAGCATATGTTAAATTTGCTGATAAATGCAAACTATCCATAGTATTAGAAAGGTTAGAATAGATTACTCCTTCTACAATTCTTTCAACAGTTTTTATAGGTTGTTCATATACATGTGCTTTAATTATTGAATCTTTAAAATCAATAACTGTCGCATTTATTACACTATTTTTATAAATAAAAACTTTAGCTTTAGACAAGGAATCTTTACTAGATAAAATTAAGTAAGGTTTCCCTGTTCTTAACCTTCTAACATCAAACTCTTCTCTTATTGAATTAGATATTTCACTAATTTTAGGGTAGCCAACATGGTGTCTATCTAAAATTTCACCAAAACTCTCACCACTTCTAATAGTGTCTTGAATTAATTTATAATCATCCATATTATACCCATATTTAAAAATGGGTTTAGGCTTCACTTTTTTTGGAGGTGTAACGGTTTTCTCAACCTCTTTCTTACAAGATGATATTGAGGTAATTAAGACTAAAAGGAAGATTATTTTTCTCAAGAATAGATGCTATTGAATGTAATTTCAAAAGTACAAATAAAAAATATTTCTAAGGGTGCTATCTTTATGAACTTCCGATAGCGGTTTCGTTAAAAATTTCTTAATTTTTAACGAAGGGGTTTGCTAAGCCTTTATAAGACTCTAATTCAGCCCTTAAAGACCCAACAGCTAAGTCTGCTTTTATCTTTATTGGAATTTTATTTGCATCAGCAGTTATCCAAAGCGTAACACTTTCTTGCGCTTTAAAAACTCTACCAGATTGCACCAAGGGTCTAAAAATTAATGTATTTATTTTACCGAATTTTGTTTTTAAAGTTTCTGTTCCTAAAAAACGTAGTTTAAAAGGATATATTTGAGTATCTAAAAACATATCAATAGCAATTTCTTCTCCTACTTTCATACCTGTAACATCTTTATTCCTTAAATAATAAAAAGAAGAAAGTATATCTTGTACATTAGAAAAAGCTACTGAGGTATCTTTTTGACGAGTAAAATCCTGAACATAAGCTTTATTAGAGTTATAATTAAAAGATGTAATTCTATGTTTTTTATAACCACCTTCATCAATCTTTCTTTTAAAAAGATAAGGTTTTACAGAATCTTTATCAAAATAAGATTCATACACATCATCTACTTCAAAAAACCACTTTATCATGCCAGAAGTCCAACCAGTTCCTTTTGTATA
Protein-coding regions in this window:
- the pgi gene encoding glucose-6-phosphate isomerase, with the translated sequence MALKNINPTTTNAWKALTNHFNDIKNISIKDLDKEINRKEDFSLKFDDLLVDFSKNRVNKETINLLVELAKEVDLKDAIDKQFAGEVINVTEGREVLHTALRSTSDEPILVEGKNIKPQIQAALRKIKSFSNKVISGKWKGYTGKSITDIVNIGIGGSDLGPDMVVESLKFYKNQLTTHFVSNVDGDHVSEVMKTLNPETTLFVIVSKTFTTQETITNAETLKNWFLKSATIFDIPKHFVAVSTNLEAVDNFGIDKANVFPMWNWVGGRFSLWSGVGLSISLSVGYDNYKELLEGAEEMDLHYKNEDFEHNIPVILALLSVWYNNFYGAETEAVLPYSQYLAKLPAYLQQAIMESNGKGVDRNGEKVNYQTGTIVWGSTGTNMQHAFMQLVHQGTKLIPADFIGYKESLYGLTDHHKKLMSNYYGQMDALAFGKTKEEVHLELKFSGDEDKISKLLPFKVFEGNRPSNAILFDKLTPRSLGKLIAMYEHKIFTQGILWNIYSYDQFGVELGKEMAKKLLNKS
- a CDS encoding peptidoglycan DD-metalloendopeptidase family protein, which produces MRKIIFLLVLITSISSCKKEVEKTVTPPKKVKPKPIFKYGYNMDDYKLIQDTIRSGESFGEILDRHHVGYPKISEISNSIREEFDVRRLRTGKPYLILSSKDSLSKAKVFIYKNSVINATVIDFKDSIIKAHVYEQPIKTVERIVEGVIYSNLSNTMDSLHLSANLTYAVADIYAWTLDFYKLQKGDSFKITFEEKFIKDSLFAGYGEIKSAVFNHNGTNLFAFKYVSDSIKGISEYYDENGNMLRSQFLKAPIKFQYRISSRYNLRRRIAYYGNKIRPHKGTDFAAKIGTPILATASGTVVESTRRGGNGKFVKIKHNSTYSTQYLHMKNQNVKKGQYVKQGAVIGWVGMTGNSGGPHVCYRFWKHGKQVDPFKEKLPSAEPLKKTLLPDYLKFIKPLKYQLENKILPVKEPEVIEKIAQN
- a CDS encoding DUF3108 domain-containing protein; amino-acid sequence: MKKYTLLFFALLFLTTTNSQERLNAFKSGELLRYKMSYSGFLRAGTAVLEVNEKQLNGKSVFYTKGTGWTSGMIKWFFEVDDVYESYFDKDSVKPYLFKRKIDEGGYKKHRITSFNYNSNKAYVQDFTRQKDTSVAFSNVQDILSSFYYLRNKDVTGMKVGEEIAIDMFLDTQIYPFKLRFLGTETLKTKFGKINTLIFRPLVQSGRVFKAQESVTLWITADANKIPIKIKADLAVGSLRAELESYKGLANPFVKN